In Bos taurus isolate L1 Dominette 01449 registration number 42190680 breed Hereford chromosome 11, ARS-UCD2.0, whole genome shotgun sequence, one DNA window encodes the following:
- the LOC100299995 gene encoding hemoglobin subunit mu-like, whose protein sequence is MVELVMETWVEAVLVTVMALAVTAVTGLTVNCVQKCKKQAGRAVQYMDNLCAVLSPLADLHAQVLHVDPTNFPLVIQCFQVVLASHLQGEFMVEMQAAWDKFLTGVAVVLTEKYR, encoded by the exons ATggtggagctggtgatggaaacGTGGGTGGAGGCGGTGCTGGTGACAGTGATGGCACTGGCGGTCACGGCGGTCACTGGCCTGACG GTGAACTGCGTGCAGAAGTGTAAGAAGCAGGCTGGAAG GGCCGTGCAGTACATGGACAACCTGTGCGCAGTCCTGAGCCCGCTTGCCGACCTGCACGCACAAGTGCTGCACGTGGACCCCACCAACTTCCCACTGGTGATCCAGtgtttccaggtggtgctggccTCCCACCTGCAGGGCGAGTTCATGGTGGAGATGCAGGCGGCGTGGGATAAGTTCCTGACGGGCGTGGCCGTGGTGCTGACGGAGAAGTACCGCTGA